A genomic stretch from bacterium includes:
- a CDS encoding DUF499 domain-containing protein, producing MSSTSAPWWEVIALRDEVTASDGAIDDVQMSLHDAVFGRQGVGAGRTPYADASYYGDITHPTGNLVELMARVAVRLGVPGSTRTSAMWRLNQAMGGGKSHGLIGLWHLAAHPETLALCDLGRKVMSSAEDIAGRGQVRADLGNPICVVLDCDNTTAAEEDFGPANRLGERFLWRLFDKDGHRYDKFKAHITSKAKMAEALSSVDRPVLVLIDEIMDYVRVTAAANPDGAVLDMAFLRVLLDVVNDVPNCVAVVVMIASDKDDMAMNREGEKHRAEMEALLTRNARTTSVTGGGDFAEIIRRRLFATRAPVDAARATAERFLTGMSASWQAKVIKKLRGYSDSEFRRRVERCYPFHPDLMALAEDEWAQHAGFQRVRSIIRVFASAAHEQASRATAGEWAPELIDTGDLPLQSNLLRESLLSSGLVADDKTQANLREVASVDIIDPHNPERGAARRLDTVRDESWTLHNPRPAERMATALFLRSLCPRANGARGAAEPELLAASFVPGGSYGPGDAEAVATQLLETDDGLASVDVLPGRGGAARRWVFETRKTLAMLTRAEKKTVSEADRDAAVTERAFEIAASGPFDKIVTVAGGAIQADEVTTEDCRGVLEQAGVDDKHQTRLVVLDSRWFSLFNGNDSATRESLQSAMGVGPDPMSVQWASSAVFACSHTAVRQQARGLAAEWLARERVASLPAVQADDDMGKRAREEADEAKKRLDKMVRQCYKHIVYLAPKGEHQRDIAFLRLRKDTQSALSGADVWGELREERKAFREGEFDRGVLLHNFKDNDYGRPLSEMRDSFWSSPHKPLLFSGAGELRDALFDAIKSGDLELIGPSGELHEVHTGGDINLSSYSIRIHRATCPACGKPSRECEGHPTCQECQRPVDACICVEPGPEPKPPPLAAPTAPAKRHWQITLNINTALHPDAASEEFVHLLRELTNRIDDGIVEHITQTTMVTITGEQADADRLEALAKEAGTSVNVTPI from the coding sequence GCGCGTGTCGCGGTGCGCCTCGGAGTGCCGGGCTCGACTCGGACGAGCGCCATGTGGCGGCTGAACCAGGCGATGGGCGGCGGCAAGTCGCACGGTCTCATCGGCTTATGGCATCTCGCCGCGCACCCCGAGACGCTGGCTCTCTGCGACCTCGGCAGGAAGGTGATGTCGTCTGCGGAGGACATCGCCGGGCGGGGACAGGTGCGCGCCGACCTCGGCAACCCGATTTGCGTTGTTCTGGACTGCGACAACACCACCGCCGCCGAGGAAGACTTTGGACCGGCCAACCGGCTCGGGGAGCGGTTCCTGTGGCGTCTCTTCGACAAAGACGGACACCGCTACGACAAGTTCAAGGCGCACATCACCAGCAAGGCCAAGATGGCCGAGGCGCTGAGCAGCGTCGACCGACCCGTGCTGGTGTTGATCGACGAGATCATGGACTACGTCAGGGTCACCGCGGCCGCAAACCCCGACGGCGCGGTGCTGGACATGGCCTTCCTGAGGGTGCTGCTCGATGTGGTCAACGATGTGCCCAACTGCGTCGCGGTGGTGGTGATGATCGCCTCGGACAAAGACGACATGGCCATGAACCGCGAGGGCGAGAAGCACCGCGCCGAGATGGAGGCCCTGCTGACCCGCAACGCTCGCACCACCTCTGTCACCGGTGGAGGCGACTTCGCGGAGATAATCCGACGCCGCCTGTTCGCCACCCGAGCGCCGGTGGACGCCGCGCGCGCCACAGCGGAACGGTTCCTCACTGGCATGAGCGCCTCATGGCAGGCCAAGGTGATCAAGAAGCTCCGCGGCTACAGCGACTCGGAGTTCCGCCGGCGCGTCGAGCGCTGCTACCCGTTCCACCCCGACCTCATGGCGCTGGCCGAGGACGAATGGGCACAGCACGCCGGGTTCCAGCGGGTGCGTTCCATCATCAGGGTCTTCGCATCCGCGGCGCACGAGCAGGCGAGCCGTGCCACCGCGGGCGAGTGGGCACCCGAACTCATCGACACCGGTGACCTGCCGTTGCAGTCCAACCTGCTGCGGGAGTCGCTGCTCAGCTCGGGCCTTGTCGCCGACGACAAGACCCAGGCGAACCTGCGCGAGGTCGCCAGCGTGGACATCATCGACCCGCACAACCCCGAGCGGGGAGCGGCCCGCCGCCTCGACACAGTCCGGGACGAAAGTTGGACGCTGCACAACCCAAGGCCAGCTGAGCGTATGGCCACCGCGCTGTTCCTTCGGTCGCTCTGCCCCCGCGCCAACGGCGCGCGCGGTGCCGCCGAGCCGGAGCTGCTAGCCGCTTCGTTCGTTCCTGGAGGCAGCTACGGTCCCGGTGATGCCGAGGCAGTAGCCACTCAGCTTCTTGAGACCGACGACGGTCTGGCGTCGGTTGACGTGCTGCCCGGCCGCGGCGGCGCTGCGAGGCGGTGGGTGTTCGAGACACGCAAGACCCTCGCGATGCTCACCCGCGCCGAGAAGAAGACTGTAAGCGAAGCCGACCGCGATGCGGCAGTCACCGAGCGAGCCTTCGAAATCGCCGCCTCGGGGCCCTTCGACAAGATCGTGACGGTGGCTGGCGGCGCGATCCAAGCCGACGAAGTCACCACAGAAGACTGCCGCGGGGTGCTCGAGCAGGCAGGCGTTGACGACAAGCATCAGACCAGGCTAGTGGTGCTCGACTCCCGCTGGTTCTCCCTGTTCAACGGCAACGACTCCGCCACCCGCGAGTCTCTGCAGTCAGCGATGGGCGTCGGCCCAGATCCGATGAGCGTTCAATGGGCATCATCAGCGGTTTTCGCGTGCTCCCACACCGCGGTGCGGCAACAGGCCCGAGGCCTTGCAGCCGAATGGCTGGCCCGTGAACGAGTCGCCTCGCTTCCCGCGGTTCAAGCCGACGACGACATGGGAAAGCGGGCACGCGAAGAAGCCGATGAAGCCAAGAAGCGCCTCGACAAGATGGTGCGCCAGTGCTATAAGCACATCGTCTATCTCGCCCCAAAGGGCGAACATCAACGCGACATTGCCTTCCTGCGGCTCCGCAAGGACACCCAGAGCGCCCTCAGCGGGGCAGACGTCTGGGGCGAACTGCGCGAAGAGCGCAAGGCGTTCCGCGAAGGCGAGTTCGACCGCGGTGTGCTGCTGCACAACTTCAAAGACAACGACTACGGCCGACCATTGTCAGAGATGCGCGACAGCTTCTGGTCGAGCCCCCACAAGCCGCTACTGTTCTCCGGAGCCGGCGAACTGCGCGACGCCCTCTTCGACGCCATCAAGAGCGGAGACTTGGAACTCATCGGACCGAGCGGCGAGCTCCATGAGGTCCACACCGGCGGCGACATCAACCTCTCGTCGTACAGCATCAGAATCCACAGGGCCACCTGCCCCGCCTGCGGCAAGCCCTCACGAGAATGCGAGGGTCATCCCACCTGCCAGGAATGCCAACGGCCCGTAGACGCCTGTATCTGCGTCGAGCCCGGGCCAGAGCCGAAACCCCCACCTTTAGCGGCCCCGACGGCCCCGGCCAAGAGGCACTGGCAGATCACCCTCAACATCAATACCGCGCTCCACCCCGACGCCGCCTCCGAAGAGTTCGTCCATCTCCTGCGCGAACTCACCAACCGCATCGACGACGGCATCGTCGAACACATCACCCAGACGACCATGGTCACCATCACCGGCGAACAAGCCGACGCCGATAGGCTCGAAGCCCTCGCCAAAGAAGCCGGAACCAGTGTAAACGTCACCCCCATATGA